DNA from Sulfurimonas gotlandica GD1:
GTGAACTATCTACACTATTAGGACATATTGAAAACCTTATCAATGAGATAAACAGAACAATTACAGATGCTTCTAAAGGTGTATTTACACATCAAATCTCATCTGCTGGAATGGATGGTGAATTTGTTGAAGCTATAATAAGTGTTGAGAAAAGTATTACTTTCATGAAAGAGCAAAATCAAAAAGCTGCAAGAGATACTTTCAACTCTCAACTAAGTACAAAAAGTGTTAATGTGTCTGAATCATTATCACTCATTATTAGTAATCTAAGAGATAATATTGGAAATCTAAAAGAGGTAACAAAAGCCACAAAAGCTGCTTCAGATTTAGCAAGTACTTCTCGTGAGAGTGTTAATGAAATAGTTAATGAGTTAGGACATTTAAGTGAGCAAGTTAGTACAAACAATCATAGCATCAGTGAACTAGCTAATCAGACTAATGAAATTACATCTGTTATTGAACTAATCACTGATATAGCAGATCAAACAAACTTACTAGCACTTAATGCAGCAATAGAAGCAGCAAGAGCCGGCGAACATGGACGTGGATTTGCCGTTGTTGCTGATGAAGTTCGCAAACTTGCGGAGAGGACGCACAAAGCCACTGGTGAAATTTCTGTATCTATTAAATCATTACAACAAGATATGAATGAGATTCAAGAAAGCTCTTCTACTATGAAGACTACAGTAGAAGGTTCAGCTAGTAAGATCAATGAGTTTGAAGGAACTCTGATTGAACTTAGTGATAACTCAAGTGAGATTGTAAACTACTCTTTTGAGATGGAAAACTCTATATTTGTAGTTCTTGCAAAACTAGACCATATTCTTTATAAGTCTCGTGCATATAACTCTATTATGTCACTTGACAAACTTCTTACTAACCAGACAACTCACGAATGTAGTTTAGGACAGTGGTATGATAATGAAGGAAAGAGCAGATTTGCTTCTACTTCAACTTTCGCTAAAATATCTGCTCCACATCATATTGTTCATGATAGTGCAAATATGAATTTAACTTATATTGATGGAGATGCACTGAAGTCAACACTAGATAATGCTGATGAAATTGTACGTAATTTTGATAAAATGGAAGAAGCTTCTAACGAACTCTTTACCCTACTAGATGCTATGTTAGTAGAGTCTAAACAAAACTAAGAGAATTTTTTTCTCTTAGTTAAAATAACTATCTATTCCCAATCATCATATTTAGAGTTTATATGCTTATCTTTTTTATATCTTCTAGCATTTTTACTCTTGTCTAACTGATTTGAGCTGTATAGAATATCTTCTTTAATATCTTCTATATCTTTATCTGAATCTTTTAATCCGATAATCTTTTGTACAAGTTTTTGTAAATCTTGCAATTCACCCTTATAAAGGGCTATCTCTTCAACTCTATTTAAAACTTTTAGAGCATTTTCTATTTTTTTTTCATATCTCTCTTTTGAGACTTCCGGAGTATTGAGAAGATAAGATATTATGCTATTGTGAAATCTTTCCAATGCTCTTATATAGCGGAGTCTATGAGCGTTATCTATAGCTTTTTGAGATGCTGACATGTTGTGCCTATTATTTATTTATCGTAGCTATAATTATACACTTTAATTATTATATGGAGAACAACTTGAAAAAAATATTATTATCATTGATAATTTTAAGCGTTACACTACTTGCATCTATGACAAATGAATACCCGTCACAAAAAATTTTAGATTCTAAGATTCCTATAGTTGACATCAGAACACCTGGAGAATGGAAAGAAACCGGCATAATTGAAAATTCTATCACTATTATGTTTTGGGACGAAAAAGGAGGCTATGATGTCAATGCTTTTTTAACTGAGTTAAACCAAAAAGTAGATACTAAAAAACCATTTGCTTTGATTTGTAGAACAGGAAGCAGAACAAGTGTAGTTGCAGACTTTTTAGCTAAAAAACTAAACTATGATGTTATTAATTTTTTAGGTGGAATAGTCTATCTAAAAGCGTTAAATCTAAAAACGGTTCCATACGAAAAATAATGAATTTTTTAAAATTTCTTTTTCACTTTAGCATCAGACTTGTTCTGGTTTTTGGTTTCATAGCCCTTATAGTCTTTGGACTATGGGGCTTGTTATATCTTGCTTTTTTGAAATAGGTTTAATATCATTTACCAATGCGTAGAGAGTTGGTAGATACAGAAGATTTAAAAATGTCCCCCACACCAATCCAAAACCTAAAGACACAGCTATCGGCTGTAAAATTACTGCTTGTCCAGTAGAATAAAATATAAGAGTAAATAGTCCCAAGAATGTTGTTAAAGACGTTATTACAATTGGGCGAAGTCTAAGCTTAGCTCTTGTAAAAAAATCCTCTGACCTATGCGTACCATGCAAGAAATCCAACATAATGATGCCATCGTTTATAACAACTCCGGCAAGTCCTAATATTCCTATGATTGAAGGCATACTAAGGTTTATTCCTAAGAGTTTATGTCCAAGTAGTGCACCTAAAATAGAAAGAGGTATTACACTCATAACCATTAAAACGTATTTTATTTTTGAAAATATTAGTAAAAGTGTTAAAAATATTAAAAAGACCGCTAATACCAAAGCATTTTTCATATCATCTTTAAGCTGTGTTTTCTTTTCTTTTTCTCCTAGAAGGTTAACTTCTATTCCTGAATCTCTTATGGTATTAAGTGTATCTTGAATAGAATCTAAAACCTCCGTTGGTGTAATTATTCTCTTATCAACGCTTGCATAAACAGTTTTAACTATACTTCCATTTAATTTATCAATCTTTTCATAATCTTGCAGCTGTGTAATATCAGCTATATCAGTCAATTTAACATATCGTCCATCACCAAGAGCTATGCTGAAATCTAAAAGAGTTTGGGTACTATCTTTTGCACTATCTCTTGTTTTAATCTCCATTACACCGCGTTCATTGAATGTAGTTGATTGTTTTTTCTCTAAAAAGTATGAGCTGAGAACTCTAGCTACAGATGCTTCATTAAGACCCAGACTCTCTCCATAAGAGTTTATCTTTATTTTATATTCCATCTTCCCATATCGAATATTATCACTAAAGTTTTTTATTCCTTTTAGCTTTAAGATTTCTGATTCTAAAGTTTTTACAGCTTTTTGAAGCTCTGCATCATTACTTCCAGATAAATTTATCTGTATATCGCTTCTGATAAGCCCAGGTTTATCCTCCATAACTCCTAGCTCTACCATATTGTACTTCTCTTTAAAAGGCATTACTAGTTCTCTAGCTCTAGGGGATAACTCAAAAGTCTGTTTTTGTCTTATTTTCTCTGGATTATTAAAATCAAAACTAAAGTTTAAAACTGGACTTACATACTTATTTATCCAGCTCGTCTCTTCTCTGTCATAAAGCTCCATAGTGATAAAGAAAACACTGTTATTTCTCTGTGTTTCACCTGAAAGACTTCTTCTATATCCACTTGTTGATGAGATAGACTTTAGTGAAAACTCCTCTGAGTATTCCATCATTTTTGCCTGTATCTCTTTTGAAATTTCAAAAGTATCTTCAAGAGGAGTGTTTATGTCAAGTTTTCCAGATATATAGAGGTTATTACCATCAAAATTTGGAAAAAATTGAAACTTCATCGACTTAGCAGTCATTACAGTAGCTATTGGAATCAAGATGATAAATAACAGAAGAAATGTCTTTTTATACTCAATAAAAAACGAAAGAGTTCTGCCATATAATTCCTGAAATGGTTTCCAGTTTACAAAATTATTACTTTTTCTAAGAAATTCAGCTGCATGAAGCGGTAAAAATACAAAACTCTCTAAAAGCGAACCTAATAAAATCATAATAACTACAATTGGAATTAGCACAAGGAAAAGAGCAATTTCTCCATTAAGCATAAACATAGGTAAAAATGCAGCAACAGTAGATACTGTTGCAAGTGTAACTGGGAGCATCATCTCTTTCACACCAAGCAGTGCTGCTTCCATATTCTCCATGCCATCATCAATGTGACGCTGAATATTTTCACTTACAACTATGGCATCATCAACTACTATTCCGATAACTATAAGTGCACCCAAAAGTGAGACAATATTTATAGAATAGCCCATATGATATATAAAAAGTAATCCTATAATAAATGAAAATGGAATACCTAAGGCAACAATTAGAGCTATTCTAAGGTTTATCAAAATATACATAGACAAGAAAACTAAAATTAGTCCAAACATTAGGTTAGCTATTACCGTATTTAGTCTGTCCTCAACTGGTTTTGAAGTATCTTGATAGAAGTTAAACGTAACTTCCGGATAACTTTTTTGAAGCTTTTTTGCATACTTTCTTAGTTGTGCAGAGAGTGCAATAGAGTCTCCTAGTTCACCTTTTGAGATTACTAATGTTAGAGTTTGCTTGTTGTTAAAAGATGCTAGAGTATCAGTTTGTGGATATTCTATTTCCACCTTTGCAATATCGCCCAATTTTATGTACTTTCCATCTACATTTAAGATACTCTCTTCCCACTCTTTAACATCAGCCTTACCATTTGCTGTTGATATATATATAAAACTGCCTCTCTCTTCAATATCTCCGACTGGAAAAATATAAGACAAGTCAGATATTGCTTTGAGAACACTGGCATGTTTTAATTTATAAGCAAGTACAGCCTGTGAATCAACCCTGATAGAGACTTCCTCTTTAGAGTCTCCACGAATAAGTATCTCACTAATATTTTTTATCCTTGAGATTTTTGTTTTAATCTCTTTTGCAATAGCCGTGAGTTCACCTTTGCTTATTTTATCTGAGGAGAGAGAGAGCTTAATAAGAGACCTGCTCTTATCCAAAATCCTGGCAACAGGCTCGTTCATATCTGAGGGAAGATATTGCCGTGTAAGGGCTATAGAGTCTTTTACGCGAGAGAGTATATTTACTTTATTTACACTTTTATTTAGTGTTAATATGATAGCAAAAGCACCTGGAGTGATTGTAGTTTCTGTCTTATCTATTCCATTGATATTACTGAGTTCTTCCTCAATATCACGAACTGCCATCTTATCCATAACTGTTGCACTGGCACCACTGTAAGCACCGCGCACACTTATCATATCGAGTTCTACATTTGGGAAAATTTCTTTTGGAATGCTTATATAAGCGTTAAAGCCCATATATGCTAAAAAAATTAGTAGCATATAATTTAAGCGTTTATTGTTTATAAAATACTTAATAAAGCTATTCATAGTTTAGAGTAGTGATTTAATTACGTTACTTACACCTTGGTGTAAATTGTAATGTGAAATAGGAAAATCAAGTAGTTCGTCTTCAAGGTTTACATTGTAGTGACTAAGATAGTCACCTAATATTTTCAGGTCAATATCTGTCTTAGATTCACCTTCTGCTTTGTTTGATCTTTGAACTTTAAAAGCAAGTGATTTTAGACTTACAAAATCATTCCATTTAAAAAATAGTTCTGGAGTCAGTTCATCTACACTTATACCTTCTGGAGTATATAGTTGCTTAGCATCTCTTAAAGGAATAAGCACACTCAGTATTGCCTCAGTAAAAGGAACAACCTTATCACCCCAAAAAGCCTGCTCATTTCTCGAGTTTAATTCTTTACTCAAAACATCTGTTATATCTTTTATACCCGCACTTTTAAAAAGTTCATAACTCTCTTGTTTCATAAATTATCCTGTATTTGTAATATCTATTATTTCTAGTATACTTTCGATTTTAATTAGGAGATATATATTGAAATTAAATAAAAGTTTTATCACCCATTTTATCGCTGTTATTTTAACAGCTTTATCATTTGCAATACCTGATAAATATAGTTCTTTACTTCTATTTAGCGGTTTATTTGCTCTATCTGGTGCACTAACTAATCATCTAGCTATTCACATGCTTTTTGAAAAGGTGCCTTTTCTTTACGGTTCTGGCGTAATTCCAGCAAGATTTGAAGCTTTTAAAGAGTCTATCAAAAATCTTATGATGAATGAGTTCTTTACAAAAGAGCAGTTAGATGACTTTTTCAAAAATGAAGAAAAAAAGATAAACCTAGAACCAATAATTGCAGAAACTGATTTCACTCCTGCTTTTGATGCACTTAGTAAGACTGTCATGGAATCATCATTT
Protein-coding regions in this window:
- a CDS encoding rhodanese-like domain-containing protein — encoded protein: MKKILLSLIILSVTLLASMTNEYPSQKILDSKIPIVDIRTPGEWKETGIIENSITIMFWDEKGGYDVNAFLTELNQKVDTKKPFALICRTGSRTSVVADFLAKKLNYDVINFLGGIVYLKALNLKTVPYEK
- a CDS encoding efflux RND transporter permease subunit translates to MNSFIKYFINNKRLNYMLLIFLAYMGFNAYISIPKEIFPNVELDMISVRGAYSGASATVMDKMAVRDIEEELSNINGIDKTETTITPGAFAIILTLNKSVNKVNILSRVKDSIALTRQYLPSDMNEPVARILDKSRSLIKLSLSSDKISKGELTAIAKEIKTKISRIKNISEILIRGDSKEEVSIRVDSQAVLAYKLKHASVLKAISDLSYIFPVGDIEERGSFIYISTANGKADVKEWEESILNVDGKYIKLGDIAKVEIEYPQTDTLASFNNKQTLTLVISKGELGDSIALSAQLRKYAKKLQKSYPEVTFNFYQDTSKPVEDRLNTVIANLMFGLILVFLSMYILINLRIALIVALGIPFSFIIGLLFIYHMGYSINIVSLLGALIVIGIVVDDAIVVSENIQRHIDDGMENMEAALLGVKEMMLPVTLATVSTVAAFLPMFMLNGEIALFLVLIPIVVIMILLGSLLESFVFLPLHAAEFLRKSNNFVNWKPFQELYGRTLSFFIEYKKTFLLLFIILIPIATVMTAKSMKFQFFPNFDGNNLYISGKLDINTPLEDTFEISKEIQAKMMEYSEEFSLKSISSTSGYRRSLSGETQRNNSVFFITMELYDREETSWINKYVSPVLNFSFDFNNPEKIRQKQTFELSPRARELVMPFKEKYNMVELGVMEDKPGLIRSDIQINLSGSNDAELQKAVKTLESEILKLKGIKNFSDNIRYGKMEYKIKINSYGESLGLNEASVARVLSSYFLEKKQSTTFNERGVMEIKTRDSAKDSTQTLLDFSIALGDGRYVKLTDIADITQLQDYEKIDKLNGSIVKTVYASVDKRIITPTEVLDSIQDTLNTIRDSGIEVNLLGEKEKKTQLKDDMKNALVLAVFLIFLTLLLIFSKIKYVLMVMSVIPLSILGALLGHKLLGINLSMPSIIGILGLAGVVINDGIIMLDFLHGTHRSEDFFTRAKLRLRPIVITSLTTFLGLFTLIFYSTGQAVILQPIAVSLGFGLVWGTFLNLLYLPTLYALVNDIKPISKKQDITSPIVQRL
- a CDS encoding methyl-accepting chemotaxis protein, with product MFANTSIQKKMNLLILMVTISVLSATIFVFLAMSFIESKYDHLHKNSMLGALQTLEIEKNLNYVSRTTRDIMLGGDYNKDMTKLNESIEKIGSLFSSLEKMMEQDTSLPMVIDAKTSTMLFLDNSYKMMESLNSEDIQNSKESIYKKYKNDLTPFANTSRTAFKKLVKHKGNELSNDSVALADDLGFYKTLVLVAGLFVAVVVFILATIIRKSITGGIGTFITLIGHAAKGNFTHKDNSCNDTNTELGILGCELSTLLGHIENLINEINRTITDASKGVFTHQISSAGMDGEFVEAIISVEKSITFMKEQNQKAARDTFNSQLSTKSVNVSESLSLIISNLRDNIGNLKEVTKATKAASDLASTSRESVNEIVNELGHLSEQVSTNNHSISELANQTNEITSVIELITDIADQTNLLALNAAIEAARAGEHGRGFAVVADEVRKLAERTHKATGEISVSIKSLQQDMNEIQESSSTMKTTVEGSASKINEFEGTLIELSDNSSEIVNYSFEMENSIFVVLAKLDHILYKSRAYNSIMSLDKLLTNQTTHECSLGQWYDNEGKSRFASTSTFAKISAPHHIVHDSANMNLTYIDGDALKSTLDNADEIVRNFDKMEEASNELFTLLDAMLVESKQN